The Acidimicrobiales bacterium genome includes the window CGAACCCGCATGACCAGCTTGGAAGGCTGGGGCTCTACCATTGAGCTACGCCCGCGTGGTGCCGAGAAGGGTACTTCACGCCTTCTCGGCGGCTGGAGGGAGCCAGATCGAGGAGCCGTCGTGCGTCGGCCATCCGCCGTCCTCGGTGCAGTCGGCCCGCTCGCCGGCTCCGTCGGCCACGAGCACGGCGAGGGTCGCGCACGCCAGGGCATCGATCCCGTCGTGGGACCACATCTCGACGCCCTCCGGCAGGGGGGCGATCTCCCGCAGCACCGCGATGCGCCGGAGATGCCCGGCCGGGTGCTGCTTGTGGGTGATCGGGGCACCGAACAGCCGCCAGAAGATCCCGTGCGGGTAGGTCTCGACCACGGTGAGCGACTGCGACAAGAGCGCCTCCCACACCGCGTATCCGGTCGCCACCCACGGCGCCGGGACCGTGCCGCGCGGCGGGGTGACCCAGGGGACGGCGATCCCACGGCGGCGCAGCGCCACCTCACCGCAACGTGCCGCCTGGAACTTGCTCGCGAGACGCTCGTCGCCGAGGTGGGGGCGATCGGAGGGGGCGGCGGGCGCGTCGACTGCGACGACGGCGGCTCCCTCGCAACGCTCGGCGAGGCCGACGAGATCGACGGGGTGACTGAGCCAGGCGGTTGCCGGCCGCGCTCGCTCGTCGAGGTCGAACGAGACCGCCCAGATCGTCTCGGCGCCGACGTCGATCCCGACTGCACGGCGCGTCATGACGCTCCTCGCACTTCGAATCAACTGACGGTCGGGCTGGCGAGATTTGAACTCGCGACCCCCTGGTCCCAAACCAGGTGCGCTACCAAGCTGCGCTACAGCCCGCTCCCCTAAACGTACTCGGGCTCGTTGTCGGCCCCGCGGGGGGCGCCCGGGGGAGGTGGCCCCGACCGGTACACTTCGGCCTCCGTATGCGCACCTCAACCGAGAACCTAGAAGGAAACAAGGTCAAGCTCACGATTGAGGTTGACGAAGCCGATGTGTTGAAGGTGCACGAGGAGACGATTCAGCGTCTCGCTCGAGAGGCTCGGGTGCCCGGGTTCCGGCCCGGCCGGGTGCCACGCCGCATCATCGAGGTACGCCTCGGGCAGAAGGCGATCCGCGAGGAGGTGCTGAACGACGCCCTACCGCGCTACTACGAGGAAGCGGTCGAGGAGACCGACCTCGACGTGATCGCCCCTCCGGAGATCGAGGTCACCTCCGGCCAGGACGAGGGTCCCGTCGTCTTCGACGCCGTCGTCGAGGTCCGTCCCGAGGTCTCGGTCGCCGGCTACGAGGGGCTCGTGATCACCGTGCCGCGGCCACACGCGACCGACGAGGAGATCGACGCGCAGATCGACAAGATGCGCGACCAGTTCGCCGCCCTCTCTGACGTCGACCGCCCCGTCGCCGACGGCGACCTCGTGACGATCGACGTACACGGGACGCGCGACGGCGAGCCCGCCGACGGGCTGACCGCCGACGACATCGTCTACCAGGTCGGCAGTGGCGGGATCACCGAGGAGCTCGACGCCCGGCTGACCGGCACCAAGGCGGGTGACGAGTTCGAGCTCGAGGCCGAGGACGCTCCGGGGGGCCCGGCTCACCTCGACGTGGCGGTGAAGCAGGTCCGAGAAAAGACGCTCCCCGAGGCCGACGACGCCTTTGCCTCGGACGCCTCGGAGTTCGACACCCTCGCTGAGCTCCGCGAGGACCTCGGGAGCCGCCTCGACAGCGTGAAGCGCTACCAGGCCACCGTCGCCCTCCGCCAGGAGGCCCTCGAGGCGCTCCTCGGCCTCGTCGAGGAGGAGCCGCCCGAGACGCTCGTCACCCACGAGCGCGAGCACCTCGCTGAGGAGTTTCTCGGTCGGCTGAACCAGCAGCGGGCGTCGTTCGACGACTACCTGCAGGCGATGGGCCAGGACCAGGAGTCCTTCCTCGCGGAGCTGACGGGGGAGGCGACCAAGCAGGTGAAGGCCGACCTCGCGCTGCGGGCGCTCGCCAAGGCGGAGGAGATCGTCGTCGAGGAGTCCGACATCGACGACGAGATCGTGCGCATCGCCAGCCAGGTCGAGCAGGCGCCCGCCGACGTCCGCCGGGCCATCGAGCAGAACGGCCGGATGGCGGGCCTCCGCTCCGAGCTGCAGAGGGCCAAGGCCATGCAGTGGCTCCTCGACCACATCGCTATCGTCGATCCCGACGGCAAGACGATGGACCGCGAGGAGCTGCAGCACGACCTGCAGCCGATGGGCGACGGCCACGACCACGACGGCCACGACCACGAGGGTCACGACCACGATCACGCACACGACGACAGCGAGGAAGGTTGACCGTGGAGGCCTACAACTACCTGGTTCCGACGGTCATCGAGTCCTCGTCACGCGGCGAGCGGGCCTACGACCTCTACTCGCGTCTCCTGCGGGAGCGCATCATCTTCATCGGGACGCCGATCGACGACGTCGTCGCCAACCTCGTCTGCGCGCAGATGCTGTTCCTCGAGTCCGAGGACCAGGAGAAGGACATCAACATCTACATCAACTCTCCTGGCGGTGACATCACCGCGCTGTTCGCGATCTACGACACGATGAAGTACGTGCGACCGGACAAGTCGACCTTCTGCTTCGGCCAGGCCGCCTCGGCGGCCGCCGTGCTGCTCGCGGCGGGGACGAAGGGGAAGCGCTTCGCCCTCCCGCACGCTCGGATCCTCCTCCACCAGCCCTACGGGGGGGCGGCCGGTCAGGCGACCGACATCGAGCTGCAGGCGCGCGAGATCCTGCGGATGCGCGACATGTTGAACGAGATGCTCGCCGACAACACCGGTCAGAGCATCGAGAAGATCCAACGCGACACCGACCGCGACTTCATCCTGAGCGCGGCGGAGTCCAAGGACTACGGTGTGATCGACGAGGTCATCACGAGCCGCGAGGTTGTCGAGTCCATGTCGGCAGTCGGCGCAGCCTGACCGCTGGGAGGGGATGTGGCCAAGTTCGGCGATGGCGGTGAGCTCGTCAAATGCAGCTTCTGCGGCAAGTCCCAGAAGCAGGTCAAGAAGCTGATCGCCGGTCCCGGCGTCTACATCTGCGACGAGTGCATCGAGCTCTGCAACGACATCATCGAGGAGGAGCTCGCCGAGTCCTCCGAGGTGAGCTTCGAGGATCTTCCCAAACCCCGTGAGATCTTCGACTTCCTGAACGACTAC containing:
- a CDS encoding ATP-dependent Clp protease proteolytic subunit, translating into MEAYNYLVPTVIESSSRGERAYDLYSRLLRERIIFIGTPIDDVVANLVCAQMLFLESEDQEKDINIYINSPGGDITALFAIYDTMKYVRPDKSTFCFGQAASAAAVLLAAGTKGKRFALPHARILLHQPYGGAAGQATDIELQAREILRMRDMLNEMLADNTGQSIEKIQRDTDRDFILSAAESKDYGVIDEVITSREVVESMSAVGAA
- a CDS encoding DUF429 domain-containing protein → MTRRAVGIDVGAETIWAVSFDLDERARPATAWLSHPVDLVGLAERCEGAAVVAVDAPAAPSDRPHLGDERLASKFQAARCGEVALRRRGIAVPWVTPPRGTVPAPWVATGYAVWEALLSQSLTVVETYPHGIFWRLFGAPITHKQHPAGHLRRIAVLREIAPLPEGVEMWSHDGIDALACATLAVLVADGAGERADCTEDGGWPTHDGSSIWLPPAAEKA
- the tig gene encoding trigger factor, with product MRTSTENLEGNKVKLTIEVDEADVLKVHEETIQRLAREARVPGFRPGRVPRRIIEVRLGQKAIREEVLNDALPRYYEEAVEETDLDVIAPPEIEVTSGQDEGPVVFDAVVEVRPEVSVAGYEGLVITVPRPHATDEEIDAQIDKMRDQFAALSDVDRPVADGDLVTIDVHGTRDGEPADGLTADDIVYQVGSGGITEELDARLTGTKAGDEFELEAEDAPGGPAHLDVAVKQVREKTLPEADDAFASDASEFDTLAELREDLGSRLDSVKRYQATVALRQEALEALLGLVEEEPPETLVTHEREHLAEEFLGRLNQQRASFDDYLQAMGQDQESFLAELTGEATKQVKADLALRALAKAEEIVVEESDIDDEIVRIASQVEQAPADVRRAIEQNGRMAGLRSELQRAKAMQWLLDHIAIVDPDGKTMDREELQHDLQPMGDGHDHDGHDHEGHDHDHAHDDSEEG